A part of Cotesia glomerata isolate CgM1 linkage group LG4, MPM_Cglom_v2.3, whole genome shotgun sequence genomic DNA contains:
- the LOC123263065 gene encoding uncharacterized protein LOC123263065 → MIHGPCGTFNRSSPCMSDGKCTKNFPKDFTNDTITNVNGYPIYRRRNPDNGGQSFIKNISNTDIDIDSRWVVPYSPLLSKTYNAHINVEFCSSVKSIKYICKYVHKGSDMAVFRVENTNVSASPVNKNDEITLYQIGRYISSNEAVWCIFGFPIHERDPAVVQLAVHLENGQRVYFTNETAIDRAINPPKTKLTEFFELCNRADDFGAFALNPRQTECFYLRLLLVNVTGPLSFQDIRKVNGQQYTTYKDACLALGLLEDDNQWECMLAEAALNCTAIQIRLLFAIVLTTCFPARAEILWNNYKDSVTDDILHQHRTRCNDLAITFSDYMYNEALIAIEDLCIIIANLPLSHFGMNSPNRGATDLMNTEMNREMQYNTVETATIVTRNVPLMNEEQRTIYDHIMLSVSAGQGGFFFLDAPGETGKTFLISLILAKNTIQ, encoded by the exons ATGATTCATGGCCCATGCGGTACTTTTAATCGTTCATCGCCTTGCATGTCAGATGGaaaatgtacaaaaaatttccctaAAGATTTCACTAACGATACAATCACAAATGTCAACGGATATCCAATATATCGTCGAAGGAATCCAGATAATGGCggacaatcatttattaaaaacatcagCAACACAGACATTGATATTGACAGTCGTTGGGTCGTGCCATATTCGCCCCTGCTGAGCAAAACATACAATgctcatattaatgttgagtTCTGCAGTTCTGTGAAGAGCATCAAATACATTTGCAAGTATGTCCATAAAGGCAGTGACATGGCGGTGTTTAGAGTGGAAAATACCAATGTGAGTGCTTCTCcagtaaataaaaacgatGAAATAACGCTCTACCAAATAGGTCGGTACATCAGCTCCAATGAAGCTGTTTGGTGTATCTTTGGTTTTCCAATTCATGAACGGGATCCAGCAGTTGTTCAGTTAGCCGTTCATCTTGAAAATGGTCAGCGTGTATATTTCACGAACGAGACAGCGATTGATCGTGCTATAAATCCACCAAAAACTAAACtcactgaattttttgaattgtgtaaTCGTGCGGATGATTTTGGTGCCTTTGCAC TGAATCCAAGACAGACTGAGTGCTTTTATCTTCGACTATTGTTggttaatgttactggcccaTTGTCATTTCAAGATATACGTAAAGTGAATGGGCAACAGTATACAACGTATAAAGATGCATGCCTTGCACTCGGCTTGCTAGAAGATGACAATCAGTGGGAATGTATGCTTGCTGAAGCAGCATTGAACTGTACAGCAATACAAATTCGTCTACTATTCGCTATAGTGTTGACTACATGTTTTCCAGCCCGAGCAGAGATATTGTGGAATAATTACAAAGATTCAGTGACTGATGATATATTGCATCAACATCGTACACGGTGTAACGATCTAGCGATAACATTCAGCGACTATATGTACAATGAAGCATTGATTGCTATTGAGGATCTTTGCATTATCATTGCCAACTTACCACTCAGTCATTTCGGTATGAATTCGCCAAATCGAGGTGCAACTGATTTAATGAACACTGAAATGAATCGTGAAATGCAGTACAACACTGTAGAAACGGCGACGATTGTTACTCGCAATGTCCCACTAATGAATGAGGAACAAAGAACCATTTACGACCACATTATGCTCTCAGTTTCAGCAGGACAAGGTGGGTTCTTCTTTTTAGATGCACCAGGTGAAACTGGCAAGACATTCCTTATTTCGCTAATTCTCGCCAAAAATACGATCCAATAA